AATAAATATCAAAAACAAGAACAAAAAAATAATGGCCCTTACTGTGATAAAGAATTTTATCCGTGTCAAGATGGCTCATGCCAATCATCAGTAGATACTAAGCAAGAACCTTGCTACGGCAAAATGTATTGCGTACGTGTTAGCGATGATAGTAACGTTGAAATTAGCCAAGCTGTACCTGAATATGCAACAGTAGGATCTCCTTATCCTATTGAAATTCTTGCTGTAGGTAAAAGAGATTGCGTTAATGTTGTTATCACTCAACAGCTTCCTTGCGAAGTTGAATTCATAAGCAGCGATCCTGCGACAACACCTACTTCCGATAGTAAATTAATTTGGACAATTGATCGCTTAGGTCAAGGTGAAAGATGCAAAATTACTGTTTGGGTAAAACCTCTTAAAGAAGGTTGCTGCTTCACAGCTGCTACCGTATGTGCTTGCCCAGAACTTCGCTCTTATACCAAATGCGGACAACCTGCTATTTGCATTAAGCAAGAAGGCCCTGAGTGCGCTTGCTTACGTTGCCCAGTTTGTTACAAAATCGAAGTTACCAACACAGGTTCTGCTATAGCCCGTGGTGTTGTGGTTGATAACCCAGTACCCGATGGGTATTCTCACCCTTCAGGACAACGCGTTCTTTCCTTTAACTTAGGAGATATGCGTCCTGGTGATACAAAATGCTTCACTGTAGAGTTTTGCCCTCAAAAAAGAGGAAAAATTACCAACGTTGCTACTGTATCTTACTGCGGTGGACATAAGTGTTCCGCTAACGTAACTACTGTAATCAACGAGCCTTGCGTACAAGTAAATATCTCCGGAAATGACTGGTCTTACGTATGTAAGCCTGTAGAGTACACCATTGTTGTATCTAACCCAGGGGATCTTAAACTTTACGATGTTGTTATAGAAGATTTAATCCCATCAGGAATTACAATTTTAGAAGCTCCTGGTGCTGAGATCTGCTGTAACAAAGCTGTATGGTGCATTAAAGAGATGTGTCCAGGAGAAACTCTTCAATTTAAAGTTGTTGCTAAAGCTCAAACCCCAGGCAAATTTACAAATCAAGTTTCCGTAAAAACAAACTCTGATTGTGGATCTTGCACTTCTTGCGCAGAAGTTACAACTCATTGGAAAGGTCTCGCAGCTACCCATATGTGCGTAATTGATACCAATGATCCTATTTGCGTAGGTGAAAATACTGTATACCGTATTTGCGTAACCAACCGTGGTTCTGCAGAAGATACTAACGTTTCGTTAATCCTTAAGTTTTCTAAGGAATTACAACCCGTTTCTTCTTCGGGTCCAACAAAAGGAACCATTACAGGTAATACAGTAGTATTCGATGCTTTACCTAAACTAGGTTCTAAGGAATCTGTAGAGTTTTCCGTAACATTGAAAGGAGTTGCTCCTGGAGATGCCCGCGGAGAAGCTATTCTTTCTTCAGATACTTTAACAGTACCTGTAGCAGATACGGAAAACACACACGTTTATTAATCTTTTAAAATTCTTTAAAAGATCTTAAACGAAAAAGCCGTCCTAGATTGCATCTAGGGCGGTTTTTTTTGTTTCAGACTTCTTGAAATTCTTTGGAATTTTTTGAAGAGCCCTCTTGATAAAATCTAAAAAAATTAAATTAAAAATTTTAATTAAATAATGGAGTTGGTTAAACTCTTTCGTCTTACGTTTTTAGAGAAGGAGTTTAACATGTTAACAGGTGTAGAAAATAGCGAAAGCGGCGTTATCGATCTAATTAAACCAGGATTGGATGATGTAATGAAAAACGAAACAGTACAAGTGACTTTGGTGAATTCTGTATTAGGATGGTGTAAAGCGCATATCGTTGATCCGATAAAGACATCCAAAATTGTACAATCAAGAGCCTTCCAAATTACCATGGTTGTACTTGGAGTTATCCTACTTATTGCTGGTTTGGCTTTAACTTTTGTATTGCAAGGGCAGCTTGGCAAAAATGCCTTCTTATTCTTAATCCCTGCGGTTATTGGTTTGGTTAAACTTCTAACCACCTCAGTGTTTATGGAAAAACCTTGCACTCCAGAAAAATGGCGTTTATGCAAACGTCTTTTAGCAACAACTGAAGATATTCTAGATGATGGGCAAATTAACCAATCAAATACGATTTTCACTACAGAAAGTTCCGACGTAACGAATACAGCAACGCAATCGTAGTTAAGATGGCATAGCCTTGAACTTTGTAATGTTTTGAGACATTAGGAGGCGTTTAGCCTCCTAAAGAAATAGCCGCCTTGCGCTCTCTTAAAAGAATCATGTCCTTTAAAATATTCACAGATTCTTCCATTTGTAAATCATTGCTTCCAAAAGGTCGTATTGCCTCTGAGGGATCTTTTAACTCATCTAAGAAGATCTTATAGTTCTTATTTTCACTTAGACGTTGTTTACTATTTGCGGTTAGCTGAGGAAGCATCTCTTTCCAAACAGTCTCTTCTTTCTGTAGATTGGGAGTGTAGTATTTTTGAAACCAAGGACGCATTTGGGCATCTAGGTCTTTTAAATTATCATCCATCACATTATCACAACTATCCGCAGGGAGGGGATGTTCTAGATAACGCTCTCCTAAAGGTTCTGCAAAATAACGCGAGGCGATATGGATATCAGAGCGTACACCTTGAAGTTGTGTAGATTTTCCAGAAGGAGAGTAGTATTTCCCTACAGTAACCTTGAAGAAGCCCTCTTTATCAGAATCTGCCGTAATTGTTTGATGTTGGATTGTCCCTTTCCCATAAGTTTGTTCATCACCAACGATTATAGCTACGCCATAATCTTGAAGCGTTTGAGCAACAATTTCCGCCGCAGATGCAGAGCTTTTCGAAACAAGAATAGTTAAAGGACCATCGTAGAACTTTTTAGGAGATACTGTGCGGTAACGCTTGATGCTGCCGTCTGCGTAGCGAGAGACAACAACGACACCGTTAGTCATAAATAATCCCGACACCTTGATAGCTTGTGAGAGAAATCCCCCAGTATTTTCTCGAATATCTAAAACTAGCCCTAGGAGATTCTTATCTTGTAGACTTTGAATCGCACGTTTTAAATCTTGTTCGCTAGAGATTTGATTTTCTCCTTCATAAAAAGAATGCAGCGTGATCTTTCCTATAACCCCATTGCCATAGGACTCATAGGAGACATCCACACGACGATCGTCCAAGCTGATCTTCTCACGTCTTAATTTTACTGTACGGTTTTGATCTTGACTATGGACATCTAAGGTAACTTCAGAACCTTGAGAACCTCTAAGACAGTCTAATACCGCTCTAAAGGGAAGATTCTCTATATTTTTGCCATCAACACGATAAATGATGTCATCAACATGTAAGTCTCCAGTTTTGTGGGCAGGCCCTCCAGGAATGATCTCCTTTACACTAACCCCATCAATATCTTCTTTTAAGATTACACCAATCCCACACATGCCTTTTTCTAATTGAATACGCATAGCAAGGGCTTCATCCTTACTAAAGTAGGTGGTATGCGCATCTAAGCTATGAGCCATAGCCTTAACTACACGAACATGGAAGTGGTGCGACTCCTCTTGAGGAGACATAGGTTTCCCATAGTCATTAATCCCTAAGTAGGGGTTTTCATGCGCTTCGAGTTGTCGTACACAAAGTTGAGTTAAAGAAGCTTCCTTGCCCTGATAGCGGTTTTTAGAACTATCTGATAGGTACACAGAAATATAAGAGAGAAGTAAAGAACGCTGTCTTTCTTTAACCTCTTGGATAGAGCGCGCCCACTGCTTAGGTTTCTTAATCAGTGCATGGGTAGCAGCTTCTTTAACCAAAGCCTCAGGATCAGATAACCATTCAGTTCGCCACTCGCGTGCTCGAATAATGCTATCTTTAATTACACGATTTAAATTCTGATAAATCGCAAAATTATTCGTCTTATAATTTTTCAACAGACGTTTCTTGATATCTGTAGATTGGATAAAATTACCTACCTCTTGTTCTGTAAGATAAGCTTTGTGAGAATCAAAAGATTGCGAATATCCTCTTAATGAACGCATAAGAATATCGGGGGAGATATCTTGAACATCCACATGATATTCAATCAATCGATCCACAGTTTTTCGGATGTCTGCTTCATGAAGTAATTCAGAAGCAAAAGAGAAACTGGGAAGGCAGGTTAGAACAAGAGCGCAAAGACGTAGTATTTTTATCATTACAAATATCTTTGTTGATCACGGATACTCGTAACATCGACACAAAATCCTCAGGCTTGAGCGAAGATTTTTGGTCTCCAAAAAAAAACTATTTAGAATAAACAGGTTGGTAAAAAAAATATTCTTTTTAAGATAGCGGAGCGAAGGGACGTAATACGTCGCACGCATCGCAAAGTGTATTGATCAATAATATTCCGGCTGCAATGAAAACCAAGAAAGAACCTATAATAAAGTAGGCTCCTGAAAAAGGTAGTGTTGCTTGAGGAAGGAAACTTAATCCAGATAAAATCAAAGCAAGAATCAAAAATACAGCCGCCGCCGCAGTCATCACAATATTGCGAGAGGAAGCATATACTCGCTGCTGACAACTTGCGTGTAAAGAATTAGCTGGAATTTCCGTAATCATGCCTACCTTCGACTTATTTAGGAATAAATATTATAAAAAAAATGACATAAGAAAACACTTAAAATAAAAGTTTTTTAACTTAGATCGTTTTCGAGATTCTTTTATGCATTATCTTTGTTTTTTCACATTGATGGCTTCTATTTTAATGAGTGGAGCTGCTTCTCGTGCATATGCTGAAGATTTTCCTTGGGTAGCACCCAAATCTCTTACCATACTCGGTAGCCCCTTTATCGATGTTGTTCTCGATGTTGATGAAGAATTTATCGAAAATTGTAATTTGAAAATCGGAGAGATACAGACTTTAAGTAGCTTCGATATTAAAAAATTTTTTTTTATGTATAAAGAGGCTTTCCCTGAGAATCCTATTCAGGTGACGAGGAAAGAGCCTCTCAGTCTTACTGAAGATCAGCTAGCTAACTTAGGGATTGCAAGTTTACGCAATGGTAATGCCTATTTCAATTCTCCAAAACATGCGGAGCATGGCCCCGCATTTAATGAGTTGGATCAACTGCGACTGATTTTATGCTGCCCAAATCAAGAAGACACTTTATGTTACTTCTCCCAGGAAGCTCCTGAGTCTTCAACGGAATTGTGTCTATCTCCTGATGGGCGATATACTCTGATTGATAGTGAATTATTTCTTTGCGGCTTTTGTATAGAAAGTTTTTTAAAAAGAACAGAGAGCCAGACACAAAAGGTCTTGCTTGATCTGAATAATTCACGTGTTGCTTCTCGATTTAGAGATCGGATTTGGTCGTTATTGCCGTATATAGACGTTCTTTTTTTATCCGAGGGGTCAATAGAAGCGATCACAGGGATTTCCAATCCAACTACGGCAAGACGCCTGCTTTCTCGCATTGTTCCTACGGTATTTGTTCAAAATGCATCTGAAGACAAAGCACATATCTACTTTATGCAACACGGAAAAGAAACAGCTTATAGTTTAAAACAAGACACACAACAAATCGTTCTAGGGTTTCTTTTCGGCTATATTAACGATAATGTAGTCGATAATTATTTCCACTCTAGTGATCTTTTATTTGAAAATGCCTAATTTCTTCTCTTACGAATCATAAGAGTCATTTTTCCAATGCTAAAACTGAAAAATAAGTTTTTCACGTTAGAACGATTTTTTTGAATATCAGATGATTATACTCTAATTCCTATCTGAAAATAAGCCCTTGCAAACAAAGGGATCCTTACTCTATATTTTCCCCCTTATAGTAGTTAGGTTGAATTGAGAAGGATACATGCCAACCATTAATCAATTAATACGTAAAAAGCGTCAATCTAGCGCGTCTAGAAAGAAATCTCCAGCCTTGCAGAAATGTCCACAAAGACGTGGTGTATGTCTACAAGTGAAGACAAAGACTCCTAAAAAGCCGAACTCAGCTTTACGTAAGGTTGCTTGGGTGCGCTTGTCTAATGGCCAAGAAGTTATCGCTTACATTGGTGGTGAAGGTCATAATTTACAAGAGCACAGCATCGTTTTGGTTCAAGGTGGTAGGGTTAAAGATTTGCCTGGTGTCCGTTATCACATCGTTCGCGGAGCTCTAGACTGTGCTGCTGTCAAAAATAGAAAACAAAGCCGCTCTCGATACGGAGCAAAGCGTCCTAAGTAGGACTATTCTTTATTTAGGAATGAGAAGTTAGAGGTTAATTTATATGTCAAGACGACATGCCGCTGAGAAGAAAGTAATTCCAGCAGATCCTATCTACGGAAGTGTAACCTTAGAAAGGTTCATTAATAAAGTTATGATGCACGGAAAAAAAAGCATCGCTAGAAAGATAGTCTATTCTGCTTTAGAGAGATTCTCTAAAAAAATCGGTGCGGAGAATGTTCTAGAAGCTTTTAAAGAAGCCTTGGAAAATGCAAAGCCTTTGCTCGAAGTTCGCTCCCGTCGTGTTGGAGGAGCAACTTATCAGGTTCCTGTAGAAGTTGCTGCAGGAAGAAGAGATTGCTTGGCTATGAAATGGATTATCAATAATGCCAGAAACAAGCCTGGAAAGTGCATGGAAGTAGGACTAGCAACCGAGCTTATTGATTGTTTCAATAAACAGGGAGCTACCATCAAGAAACGTGAAGATACCCACCGTATGGCTGAAGCAAACAAAGCATTTGCTCATTATAAGTGGTAAAATAATATTTAATCTCGGTTTGGAAGGGGCATAACAAGTTCATGAGTGATCAGGAATTCGATTTAAGCAAAATTAGAAACATCGGTATCATGGCGCATATCGATGCAGGAAAAACGACAACTACAGAAAGAATTCTTTATTACGCTGGAAGGACTCATAAAATTGGTGAGGTTCATGAAGGCGGAGCTACCATGGACTGGATGGAGCAGGAGCAAGAAAGAGGAATCACCATTACCTCTGCTGCAACAACTGTTTTCTGGTTGGATTGTAAAATCAACATTATTGACACTCCTGGTCACGTAGACTTCACTATTGAAGTTGAAAGATCTCTCCGTGTTTTAGATGGTGCCGTAGCTGTATTTGACGCGGTATCTGGAGTCGAACCTCAGTCAGAAACTGTATGGAGACAGGCGAATAAGTACGGTGTTCCCCGGATTGCTTTCGTAAACAAAATGGACCGTATGGGTGCGAATTATTTCGCAGCTGTAGAGTCTATGAAAGAAAAGCTTGGTGCTAACGCTATTCCTGTACACTGTCCTATTGGCGCTGAAAGCCAATTTGTTGGGATGGTCGATCTTATTTCTCAGAAAGCTCTATATTTCTTAGATGAAACTCTAGGGGCTAAATGGGAAGAACGTGAAATTCCTGAAGATCTGAAAGAGAAATGTGCAGAACTTCGCTATGCTCTTCTTGAAGAGCTAGCTACAGTAGATGAGGGCAACGAAGCTTTCATGATGAAAGTACTTGAAGATCCCGATTCCATTACTGAAGAAGAAATTCACCAAGTCATGCGCAAAGGTGTTATTGAAAATAAGATTAACCCTGTGTTGTGCGGAACCGCTTTTAAAAACAAAGGTGTGCAGCAACTTCTTAATGTTATCGTAAAATGGTTGCCTTCCCCTAAAGATCGTGGCATCATTCACGGAATTAATTTAAAAAATAACGAAGAAGTTCATTTAGAGCCTAGAAAAGATGGGCCTTTAGCTGCTCTTGCGTTCAAAATTATGACAGACCCTTACGTTGGTCGTATTACCTTTATCCGTATCTATTCCGGAACGCTTAAAAAAGGTTCAGCTATCCTTAACTCTACTAAGGATAAGAAAGAACGTATCTCACGTTTATTAGAAATGCACGCCAATGAGAGAACCGATAGAGATGAGTTTACTGTTGGTGATATTGGTGCTTGCGTTGGTTTGAAATATTCAGTTACAGGGGATACCCTCTGTGATGATAATCAGGAAATTGTTCTTGAGCGTATTGAAATCCCTGAACCTGTGATCGACATGGCTATTGAGCCAAAGTCTAAGGGCGATAGAGAGAAATTAGCTCAAGCGTTGAATGCTCTTTCTGAAGAAGATCCTACGTTCCGCGTGACCTCAAACGAAGAAACCGGACAAACAATTATTTCCGGAATGGGTGAGCTACATTTAGATATTCTTCGCGATCGTATGATCCGCGAATTTAAAGTGGAAGCTAATGTCGGTAAACCTCAAGTTTCTTATAAAGAAACAATTACCAAAAACGGCAGTAGCGAAACTAAATATGTAAAACAGTCTGGTGGTCGTGGACAATATGCTCACGTTTGCCTCGAGATCGAGCCAAATGAACCAGGGAAAGGGAATGAAGTTGTCAGCAAAATTGTTGGAGGTGTCATTCCTAGAGAATATATTCCCGCGGTTATGAAAGGTGTGGAAGAAGGCTTAAATACAGGAGTTCTTGCAGGCTATGGTTTGGTCGATGTTAAAGTAAGCATCGTATTTGGATCATATCACGAAGTGGATTCCAGTGAGATGGCATTTAAAATATGCGGTTCGATGGCTGTGAAAGAAGCTTGTAGAAAAGCTGCTCCAGTAATTTTAGAACCTATTATGAAAGTTGCAGTAACCACTCCTGAGGATCATTTAGGAGATGTTATTGGTGATTTAAATCGTCGTCGTGGCAAGATCTTGGGCCAAGAATCTTCACGAAGTATGGCGCAAGTGAATGCGGAGGTTCCTTTAAGTGAGATGTTTGGATATACAACATCTTTAAGATCTTTGACTTCCGGAAGAGCAACATCAACAATGGAACCCGCCTTCTTTGCTAAGGTTCCTCAAAAAATTCAAGAAGAGATTGTTAAGAAGTAAGGAATATATGAAGCAGCAGAAACAGAAAATTCGTATTCGTCTGAAAGGATTCGATCAAGGGCAGCTAGATCGATCAACTGCAGATATTGTTGAGACTGCTAAAAGAACAGGCGCTCGTGTAGCAGGCCCTATTCCTTTGCCTACAAAGAGGGAAGTGTACACTGTGTTGCGTTCTCCTCACGTAGACAAGAAGTCTAGGGAGCAGTTTGAAATTCGCACCCATAAGCGTTTAATAGATATCCTGGATCCTACAGGAAAAACTATAGATGCCTTAAAAATGTTAGCTCTTCCAGCAGGGGTTGATATTAAGATTAAGGCTGCTTAATTTAGTTCGGCTTGGCCATGCATTTATTAGAGAAATTTAAGGCTCAGAGGGTTTCTCTTCTCTCGCGAGAGCTCGTTTCTTGTTGCGATTCTAGCATTGCTTCTTCCGATGCAGGCCATGTCTATCAGCTGTTTTTCAATACAACAAATTCTAATCTATCTTATAAGGTAGGGGATTCTTTAGGTATATTCCCTAAGAATTCTTTAAGTGTTGTTGGGAAGATTCTCGAGTGTCTAGGTTATTCTCCAAAACAACTAGTGCAAACTCGAGAATCCTCTCACATTACATTCTATGACTTCCTAAGATGTCATGCAAACATAGATAAAATACCTGCAAAACTTAAGTCTTTTTTCCCTGATGTAGAGGATTCCACCTCCCTCTATGATGCTATCCAAAAATATCAACCCACGATCTCTTTAGAGCTATTTACACAAAGTGTATTACCTTTGTTACCCCGATTTTATTCCATAGCTTCTGCTCCACATCCTACTGAGGGCAAGATAGAACTTCTAGTACGGCTTGTGAGCTATTCTGGAGAGTATGAACAACGTCATGGAGTATGTTCCTTCTTTTTATGTAAGGAATTAGAAATAGGCGAGGAATGTTACGCGTTTGTACAGCCTACCAAGCATTTTACTATTGGAGATCATGTTCAGAATAAGCCTATTGTTATGATTGGTTCAGGAACAGGAATTGCTCCATATAAAGGTTTTGTACAACAGCGCATTTATAATAATGATCCTGGAATGAACCTTCTCTTTTTCGGAGAGCGATTCGAAAAGGCCAATTTCTACTATCAAAATTTTTGGAAGAAAGCGATTAAAAACGAGTTGTTGAAGCTTTTCTTGGCATTTTCTCGTGACGGGGATCAAAAGATCTACGTACAAGATCTGCTCAGAAAAGAAAGAGAACTCGTTTTACGAGCATGCGAAGAGGGAGCTCACTTTTTTGTCTGTGGTAGTAAAACATTGGGAAGTGAAGTTAAAAAGACTCTGGAAGATATCCTAGGCAAAGATAAGCTCTCCCAATTAAAGGAAGAGCGTCGTTATGTTATCGATGTTTATTAATTGCAATACTCTGCAACTGTGAGTACGCAAAAGCATTGTACACCGTCGCCACAGCCAAAATCACTCAATCCTTCTCCAGAAGTCGCAGTAATACCTACAGAGCCTAAAGGAATATTTAAAGCTGAGGCAATACTTTGTCTCATGGCAGAGAGTTTTGGCAGAAATTTAGGGCGATTTCCTTCAATAGTAATCGCTACGTGGGAAATCATTTGGTTCGATTTTAAAGATTTTATAGCTTCGGATAAATACACACTACTGTCGGTAATGCCGCGAGTGTGGAAAAGCTCATCGGCGACTTCTCCTAATATGATTCTATGAGTTACAGAAGAAATGGCATTGCAAATAGCATGGAAGACGATATCACCATCAGAATTGGCTTGGAAACCAGGACTGTTTTCAAAGATTACCCCAGCTAAAATGCAGGGCTTTGCAGAACTTTCTGAGAGAAAACGATGGCTATCTTGCCCGATTCCTACACGATAAATCCATTGCGGTTTAGGCAAAGGAGAGTCATTTTCTGCGTCCATATTTTATTGTACCGTTTTAACATTCCTTATTTTGAGATTATTCCATTTTTAATTGGTAGATCACCGTATACCTCAATCTACAGAGGTTATACCGCGACTAAAAGTCTCGTGGAAAAATATACAAAATAATCAGAATTCACGCACCTATACATATGTAAAAATTCTTTCTTTGAAACATTAACTAGCCTATAAAAACATTATTTTAATTTTCTTCTTAACACAATAATTTATTTACAGACGTTAAGAAAACAATTTATTTTTAATCTAAAATAGTTGATAATAATACGATTTTTTACCAATACGGGTCTTATTTACAATTATGCAGATTAGATTTCAGACAACCGAAGAGTTTGATGAGGTAATAGGACGAGTATTTCCTAGCAGCTGCCATATGGTGTTTCCTAGAGATGATGATGGCCTTTGGGATACCTCTTATGATTGGGATCTAACACATCCTTTTGCTTTGAAAAATTCTGTTTTAGCAGCCATTCCATTGATTGGATCAATTATGGGATTGATCAAATTATTCACTGTTTGGTCTGTGAGCCCATATGGTGAAAGTAAAGTAAAGATAGCTACCTACACCATCACAGGACTCATGGAATTGTGTGGTCTAGGGATTGTTCTCCTAGCATTAAAAATTCTCTATTTATTTTTTAAAACTATTTGCGCTCTATTTAAAAACATTTCTTTTAGGAATGGAGGGGAGCAAATTTCTTCTGCAAACTTGCAAAATCGAAGTTTTCAATCCGCAGGTCTAATTTTTTCGTAAACTCTTTGATTAGAGCTTATGTTCTTAGAAATATCATTGCTTTAAAGCGAATATTTCCTTATGATAACCTACTGAAATGGCTGGATAGCTCAGTTGGTAGAGCAGAGGATTGAAGATCCTTGTGTCGTCGGTTCGACCCCGGCTCCGGCCATACTCGGTTAACGTTCAACGTGTCTAGTTTTTCTTGAAAAACTAAAATCAAGGACTTTGTATTTTTTATAATTTCAAAGTTTGCTAAAGTATTTAGCAAATCTATTGAGTCCTAAGCACAGAATAAAGAATCATAAGGAAAGAATTAATGAAGTCTTACGCGATAATTCAGACCGGAAGCAAACAATATCAGGTTTCTGAAGGGGATGTAATTGACGTCGAATTATTAGACGGCATTTCCGAAGGGCAAGAAATTGTTTTCGATCAAGTGTTGTTTACTTTTGATGGATCTAAAGTTTCTTTAGGGACTCCCATTGTAAAGGATGCTGTGGTGAAAGGTCAGCTACTCTCTCAAGTTCGTGGAGAAAAAGTAACGGCCTATAAATACAAAAGACGTAAAAATTATCATCGTAAGACTGGTCACCGTCAGAACTATCTTAGAGTGAAAATTAGCAATCTAGTGATTTAATTGGTGGAAAACTAAAGGGATTTTGAAATGGCACATAAGAAAGGTCAGGGAGCAAGCCGTAACGGTCGCGATTCAGAGTCAAAGCGTCTCGGTATGAAAGTGGGCGCAGGGCAAAGAGTTTCCACAGGAAGTATTCTTGTAAGACAAAGAGGTACTAAGTGGCATCCTTCACAAAACGTAGGTAGAGGTCGTGACGACACTTTATTTGCTTTGGTGGACGGTATTGTGGTCACTAAGAAGACAGATCGTACATACATTTCTGTTCTTCCAGAATAAGTCTTAAAGAGACTCTTCAAAAACTCATTTATCTTAGGAAGCTCTATTTTTTGCTCACGCATAAAATGGAGCTTTTCTGTTTTTAACAGGGTTTACGATTTGGGGATAAGTATACAATGTTTTTAGATCAGATTACTATAGAGTTGCGCGCTGGGAAAGGCGGCAATGGTGTTGTAGCATGGAGAAAGGAGAAATACCTACCAAAAGGTGGTCCTTACGGTGGTAATGGCGGCGTCGGTGGATCCATTATTATTGAATCAGCTACACATGTATACTCTTTCGAATCTTATAGAAATATACGCTTTTTAAAAGCCGAAGATGGACAATCTGGAGCTACGAATAATCGTTCCGGAAGAAATGGGAAAGATTTAGTCTTAGTCGTCCCTGAAGGAACATTATTACGGGATGTAGAGACTCGGGAGATTATTTATGATTTTGCTAAAGACGGAGAACGTTTAGTCATTTGCCGCGGAGGCAAAGGTGGTAAGGGAAATACTTTTTTCAAGACATCTACCAACCGTGCTCCTACAAAAGCTACTCCAGGGAAACCTGGGGAAGTGCGCCAAGTCGAGCTAGAGTTAAAACTCATTGCAGACATCGGTCTTGTGGGCTTTCCAAATGCTGGGAAATCTACGTTGTTTAATACTCTTGCTAAAACAGAAGTTAAGGTAGGGGCTTATCCATTTACTACACTGCAACCTGTATTAGGTTTAGTTCCTTGTCGAGAGAAGTTGTATCAAAAACCGTGGATTATTGCAGATATTCCCGGAATCATAGAGGGCGCACATCAAAATCGTGGTCTAGGATTAGACTTTTTAAGACACATTGAACGCACGAGATTGTTATTATTTGTCGTTGATATTTGTGGATGTGAGAGATCATCTCCGGAAGAAGACTTACGTATTCTTATGGATGAGCTTTTGCATTATAAAGAAGATCTTGCTGATAAAGGTAGGATCATTGCTTTAAATAAGATCGATGATCTTC
The Chlamydia caviae GPIC genome window above contains:
- the fusA gene encoding elongation factor G: MSDQEFDLSKIRNIGIMAHIDAGKTTTTERILYYAGRTHKIGEVHEGGATMDWMEQEQERGITITSAATTVFWLDCKINIIDTPGHVDFTIEVERSLRVLDGAVAVFDAVSGVEPQSETVWRQANKYGVPRIAFVNKMDRMGANYFAAVESMKEKLGANAIPVHCPIGAESQFVGMVDLISQKALYFLDETLGAKWEEREIPEDLKEKCAELRYALLEELATVDEGNEAFMMKVLEDPDSITEEEIHQVMRKGVIENKINPVLCGTAFKNKGVQQLLNVIVKWLPSPKDRGIIHGINLKNNEEVHLEPRKDGPLAALAFKIMTDPYVGRITFIRIYSGTLKKGSAILNSTKDKKERISRLLEMHANERTDRDEFTVGDIGACVGLKYSVTGDTLCDDNQEIVLERIEIPEPVIDMAIEPKSKGDREKLAQALNALSEEDPTFRVTSNEETGQTIISGMGELHLDILRDRMIREFKVEANVGKPQVSYKETITKNGSSETKYVKQSGGRGQYAHVCLEIEPNEPGKGNEVVSKIVGGVIPREYIPAVMKGVEEGLNTGVLAGYGLVDVKVSIVFGSYHEVDSSEMAFKICGSMAVKEACRKAAPVILEPIMKVAVTTPEDHLGDVIGDLNRRRGKILGQESSRSMAQVNAEVPLSEMFGYTTSLRSLTSGRATSTMEPAFFAKVPQKIQEEIVKK
- the rpsJ gene encoding 30S ribosomal protein S10, producing the protein MKQQKQKIRIRLKGFDQGQLDRSTADIVETAKRTGARVAGPIPLPTKREVYTVLRSPHVDKKSREQFEIRTHKRLIDILDPTGKTIDALKMLALPAGVDIKIKAA
- a CDS encoding sulfite reductase flavoprotein subunit alpha; the encoded protein is MHLLEKFKAQRVSLLSRELVSCCDSSIASSDAGHVYQLFFNTTNSNLSYKVGDSLGIFPKNSLSVVGKILECLGYSPKQLVQTRESSHITFYDFLRCHANIDKIPAKLKSFFPDVEDSTSLYDAIQKYQPTISLELFTQSVLPLLPRFYSIASAPHPTEGKIELLVRLVSYSGEYEQRHGVCSFFLCKELEIGEECYAFVQPTKHFTIGDHVQNKPIVMIGSGTGIAPYKGFVQQRIYNNDPGMNLLFFGERFEKANFYYQNFWKKAIKNELLKLFLAFSRDGDQKIYVQDLLRKERELVLRACEEGAHFFVCGSKTLGSEVKKTLEDILGKDKLSQLKEERRYVIDVY
- the ispF gene encoding 2-C-methyl-D-erythritol 2,4-cyclodiphosphate synthase — its product is MDAENDSPLPKPQWIYRVGIGQDSHRFLSESSAKPCILAGVIFENSPGFQANSDGDIVFHAICNAISSVTHRIILGEVADELFHTRGITDSSVYLSEAIKSLKSNQMISHVAITIEGNRPKFLPKLSAMRQSIASALNIPLGSVGITATSGEGLSDFGCGDGVQCFCVLTVAEYCN
- the rplU gene encoding 50S ribosomal protein L21, coding for MKSYAIIQTGSKQYQVSEGDVIDVELLDGISEGQEIVFDQVLFTFDGSKVSLGTPIVKDAVVKGQLLSQVRGEKVTAYKYKRRKNYHRKTGHRQNYLRVKISNLVI
- the rpmA gene encoding 50S ribosomal protein L27 produces the protein MAHKKGQGASRNGRDSESKRLGMKVGAGQRVSTGSILVRQRGTKWHPSQNVGRGRDDTLFALVDGIVVTKKTDRTYISVLPE
- the obgE gene encoding GTPase ObgE; amino-acid sequence: MFLDQITIELRAGKGGNGVVAWRKEKYLPKGGPYGGNGGVGGSIIIESATHVYSFESYRNIRFLKAEDGQSGATNNRSGRNGKDLVLVVPEGTLLRDVETREIIYDFAKDGERLVICRGGKGGKGNTFFKTSTNRAPTKATPGKPGEVRQVELELKLIADIGLVGFPNAGKSTLFNTLAKTEVKVGAYPFTTLQPVLGLVPCREKLYQKPWIIADIPGIIEGAHQNRGLGLDFLRHIERTRLLLFVVDICGCERSSPEEDLRILMDELLHYKEDLADKGRIIALNKIDDLLPDERQERLENFQRLFPSEQFVMLSGLTGEGVDLLNSLFTNRLSV